A single genomic interval of Koleobacter methoxysyntrophicus harbors:
- a CDS encoding carbon-nitrogen family hydrolase, producing MKISLLQMDVILGHPSENRQKVEKMFRQTIEDAPDVIVLPETWNTGFFPENVKELADLQGEPSCSLLSELAGEYKVNIIGGSIADNEKGKVYNTNYVFDRNGRMISKYRKIHLFSPSGEHNFFEHGDEISVYEIDGVKAATIICYDLRFVELVRTLALEGIQILFVPAEWSHHRLEHWKTLLKARAVENQMFVVAVNGVGKAKELKFCGNSMIIDPWGEVVACAGEEEGVITGEIDLSIIHDIRERINVFRDRRPGIYKI from the coding sequence ATGAAAATATCACTTCTTCAAATGGATGTTATTCTTGGTCATCCTTCGGAGAACAGACAAAAGGTAGAAAAAATGTTTCGACAGACAATTGAAGATGCTCCTGATGTGATAGTCCTGCCCGAAACATGGAACACCGGGTTTTTCCCCGAAAATGTGAAGGAACTAGCAGATCTACAGGGAGAACCCTCCTGCAGCTTGCTTTCAGAACTGGCCGGGGAGTATAAGGTTAATATCATAGGTGGGTCCATAGCTGATAATGAAAAGGGGAAGGTATATAACACCAATTACGTGTTTGACAGGAATGGTAGGATGATATCCAAGTATAGAAAAATCCATCTGTTTTCACCTTCTGGAGAACATAATTTCTTTGAACATGGGGACGAAATAAGCGTATATGAAATCGACGGTGTTAAAGCGGCTACAATAATCTGCTACGACCTTAGATTTGTTGAACTGGTAAGGACACTGGCTCTGGAAGGAATACAAATATTATTTGTCCCTGCCGAGTGGTCCCATCACCGGTTAGAACATTGGAAGACATTGTTGAAGGCGAGGGCTGTTGAAAATCAGATGTTTGTAGTAGCAGTAAACGGTGTGGGAAAAGCAAAAGAATTGAAGTTCTGCGGAAATTCTATGATAATAGATCCCTGGGGTGAGGTAGTTGCTTGTGCTGGGGAAGAAGAAGGGGTTATCACAGGGGAAATAGACCTTTCGATTATTCACGACATCAGGGAGAGGATAAACGTTTTCAGGGATAGGCGACCTGGTATATACAAGATTTAG
- the galE gene encoding UDP-glucose 4-epimerase GalE: MTKKVLVTGGAGYIGSHVVKTLGEKGYDTVTFDNLSTGHKESVIYGKLAVGDLLDYDELNEVFKIHKPDAVMHFAAHIVVPESVEKPVKYYINNVSGTLNLLKAMKENDVNKFIFSSTAAVYGIPEEIPISEDSPVKPINPYGHSKAMVEKVLEDVSRADGLNYIALRYFNVAGADPKGRLGERKEDATHLITMCVRTAAGKRPCLNVYGTDYPTPDGTCIRDYIHVDDLAEAHVLSLEYLLEGGKSDVFNCGYSRGYSVFEVVRAAKKVTGVDFPVTLAERRPGDPPVLVADSGRIREVLGWKPEYDDLDYIIKTAWEWEKVLGSKI, encoded by the coding sequence ATGACTAAAAAAGTCCTCGTTACAGGGGGAGCAGGGTACATAGGAAGCCATGTAGTAAAGACCCTTGGGGAAAAGGGATATGATACTGTTACCTTTGATAACCTTTCTACCGGACATAAAGAGTCGGTTATATACGGGAAACTGGCAGTGGGAGACCTTCTTGATTATGATGAGCTGAATGAGGTTTTTAAAATCCATAAACCCGATGCCGTTATGCACTTTGCTGCCCATATAGTTGTTCCCGAGTCAGTAGAAAAGCCTGTTAAATATTACATAAATAATGTAAGCGGAACCTTAAATCTTCTGAAAGCGATGAAGGAGAATGACGTAAACAAATTCATATTCTCTTCAACGGCAGCCGTTTACGGTATCCCTGAGGAAATCCCAATAAGCGAAGATTCGCCCGTTAAACCCATAAACCCTTACGGCCACAGTAAGGCAATGGTTGAAAAGGTCCTTGAGGATGTATCCAGAGCTGATGGGCTTAATTATATTGCCCTCCGTTATTTTAATGTAGCCGGTGCAGACCCGAAGGGGAGACTGGGTGAGAGGAAGGAAGATGCTACCCACCTTATTACCATGTGTGTGCGTACGGCGGCAGGCAAAAGACCGTGTCTGAACGTTTACGGTACAGATTATCCCACACCTGATGGGACCTGTATAAGGGACTATATCCATGTAGATGACCTGGCGGAAGCTCATGTATTGTCTTTGGAATACCTTTTGGAAGGGGGAAAAAGCGATGTTTTTAACTGCGGTTATAGCAGGGGTTATTCGGTATTTGAGGTGGTGAGGGCTGCTAAGAAGGTAACGGGAGTAGATTTTCCGGTAACCCTTGCTGAAAGGAGGCCGGGAGACCCTCCGGTGCTTGTTGCCGATTCGGGCAGGATTAGGGAAGTCCTGGGATGGAAACCGGAGTACGATGATCTGGATTATATAATAAAAACGGCCTGGGAATGGGAAAAGGTTCTGGGGAGCAAGATATAG
- a CDS encoding RNA-guided endonuclease InsQ/TnpB family protein — MKLKRNKPGFKQRVIQFELNPNKKQNIVLSGLTYASSKLWNVANYEIKNWSKDNGQKYPNWYDQKTRLKNHFWYKRLPSQSSQEILKQLHEAWQSFYKLKQTGAIEDPKPPGYKHTNFNVRWLNKGFIINNGIIRLTIPKQQKKYLKEKHDIEVDYLYVAIPDEYKNIGGNPKVIEIIPVPKAKRYKVNIIIELPPVEYKEDNGIYMGIDLGINNLMTCYITTGKTFIISGRQLLSINRYYDKTIGHYQSIAYAQQTAGGNKYPKDTKRIQQLYAKRRKQINHLLHAATKKVIEVAEKEGVTKIIIGDITYIRENKDLGHKNNQKFHKWPFKKIEKLIKYKAEDRGIRIEKQEESYTSQCSPYEEEISEKTAEKTNRKHRGLYIVNDKLLNADCVGAYNIMKKYLPRVGKPATAVVGLDTPAAYRWSFQYGFIGSTKLANSLAM, encoded by the coding sequence GTGAAGCTAAAGAGAAATAAGCCTGGTTTTAAACAAAGGGTTATACAATTTGAATTAAATCCTAATAAAAAACAAAATATAGTATTGAGCGGATTAACATATGCTTCATCGAAACTGTGGAATGTTGCAAACTATGAAATAAAGAATTGGAGCAAAGATAACGGTCAAAAATACCCTAACTGGTATGATCAAAAGACAAGATTAAAAAATCACTTTTGGTACAAAAGGCTGCCCTCCCAATCATCACAGGAAATATTAAAACAACTTCATGAAGCGTGGCAGTCATTTTATAAACTAAAACAAACCGGGGCAATAGAAGATCCTAAGCCTCCAGGATACAAACATACAAATTTCAATGTAAGATGGTTGAATAAAGGATTTATAATTAACAATGGCATAATAAGACTTACAATACCCAAACAGCAGAAAAAATACTTAAAAGAAAAACATGATATAGAAGTTGATTATCTCTATGTAGCAATACCTGACGAATACAAAAATATAGGCGGTAATCCTAAAGTCATCGAAATAATACCTGTACCTAAAGCAAAGAGGTATAAGGTTAATATTATTATCGAGTTACCGCCGGTAGAATACAAAGAAGACAATGGAATATACATGGGCATAGATTTGGGCATAAATAACCTCATGACATGCTACATAACAACAGGAAAAACATTTATCATCTCGGGGAGACAATTATTAAGTATAAACAGATATTACGACAAAACAATAGGCCATTACCAGTCTATAGCGTATGCACAACAAACAGCAGGTGGAAACAAATACCCTAAAGATACAAAAAGAATACAGCAATTGTACGCAAAAAGAAGAAAACAAATAAACCACCTTTTACACGCTGCGACAAAAAAAGTAATAGAAGTTGCAGAAAAAGAAGGAGTAACAAAAATAATAATAGGGGATATAACTTATATACGAGAAAACAAAGATTTGGGTCACAAAAACAATCAAAAATTTCACAAATGGCCTTTTAAGAAAATAGAAAAACTTATAAAATACAAAGCAGAAGACAGAGGTATAAGGATAGAAAAACAAGAAGAAAGTTATACAAGTCAATGTAGTCCTTATGAAGAAGAGATTTCTGAAAAAACTGCCGAGAAGACAAATCGCAAACACAGAGGATTATATATAGTCAACGATAAATTATTAAACGCTGATTGTGTAGGTGCGTATAACATAATGAAAAAGTATCTGCCAAGGGTAGGGAAACCTGCTACAGCAGTAGTGGGGTTGGACACCCCGGCTGCGTATCGATGGAGCTTTCAATACGGTTTCATCGGAAGCACGAAGCTCGCCAATTCATTGGCGATGTAG
- the tnpA gene encoding IS200/IS605 family transposase → MKKNNLIHARTCVYNVNYHIVWSTKYRKEVLNNNLQEELKNLFFEIAREKGFIIATMEIMPDHVHIFASAHPQIAPSYIVKMLKGISARKLFIKHPELQKQLWKGHLWNSSFYIETIGSISKDAIKEYIENQKTRG, encoded by the coding sequence ATGAAGAAAAATAATCTTATTCATGCAAGGACTTGTGTATATAACGTTAATTATCACATTGTTTGGTCAACAAAGTATAGAAAGGAGGTTCTGAACAATAATTTACAAGAAGAATTAAAAAATTTATTCTTTGAAATTGCCAGAGAAAAGGGTTTCATTATAGCAACTATGGAGATAATGCCGGATCATGTTCACATATTTGCATCAGCACATCCACAAATAGCACCATCATATATTGTTAAAATGTTAAAAGGGATAAGTGCAAGAAAATTGTTTATAAAGCATCCTGAATTACAAAAACAGTTGTGGAAAGGACACCTCTGGAACTCGTCATTTTATATAGAAACAATTGGTTCAATATCTAAAGATGCAATAAAGGAATATATTGAAAATCAAAAGACAAGGGGGTGA
- the speB gene encoding agmatinase encodes MKGKKANMAFVGISTFCKSPIIMDNMKDFDVAVIGVPYDGGIGFRPGARFGPRAIREMSTRYAFGETGTDASGYWDLETGKRMLEGVRIGDAGDVDILYLDYEYTFSRITEMIRRVKSEKAFPVVLGGDHSITYPVVRGLSGEGPMGIIHLDAHLDFKDEVLGVKYGNSSPIKRISELEFVDKIVSIGTRGIRTSEKDYKDAVNYGCTIIPYSEVQESGIVSVLNQIPFMDRTYVTIDIDVLDPALAPGTGSPEPEGLSYTQLINILKGIASRTDVIGFDLVEVNPQLDPTGLTPLAAARITVEFLGWIFYRKEG; translated from the coding sequence ATGAAAGGTAAAAAAGCAAATATGGCTTTTGTAGGAATATCTACTTTTTGCAAATCTCCGATAATAATGGATAACATGAAGGATTTTGACGTGGCTGTCATTGGGGTTCCTTATGATGGCGGGATAGGATTTAGACCGGGTGCAAGGTTCGGACCCAGGGCTATCAGGGAGATGTCAACAAGATATGCTTTTGGGGAAACCGGAACCGATGCCTCAGGGTACTGGGACTTAGAGACAGGTAAAAGAATGCTGGAGGGTGTCAGAATAGGGGATGCGGGGGATGTTGATATTCTGTACCTGGACTATGAATATACCTTTAGCCGAATAACCGAAATGATACGGAGGGTCAAGTCGGAAAAAGCGTTTCCGGTAGTCCTTGGGGGAGACCATTCCATAACATATCCCGTCGTAAGAGGGCTTTCCGGAGAAGGTCCGATGGGAATAATTCACCTGGATGCCCATCTCGATTTTAAGGATGAGGTTCTCGGAGTGAAGTATGGAAACAGCAGTCCGATTAAGAGAATTTCCGAACTGGAATTCGTTGATAAAATTGTTTCCATAGGGACAAGGGGTATCAGGACATCTGAAAAGGACTATAAGGATGCTGTTAATTATGGATGTACAATAATACCTTATTCAGAGGTTCAGGAATCGGGAATTGTTTCTGTTTTAAATCAGATTCCATTTATGGACAGGACCTATGTAACCATTGATATTGATGTTTTGGACCCGGCCCTTGCTCCCGGAACGGGCAGTCCGGAACCTGAAGGATTATCATATACCCAGCTTATAAATATATTAAAAGGTATTGCATCCAGGACGGATGTAATAGGGTTTGACCTGGTAGAAGTTAACCCGCAGCTGGACCCAACGGGGTTAACTCCGTTGGCTGCAGCCAGGATAACTGTCGAGTTCCTTGGATGGATATTTTACAGGAAGGAGGGATAA
- a CDS encoding TAXI family TRAP transporter solute-binding subunit: protein MKKVLSMLLILCLLAVVLTGCTGKTEKKEEGKKPEKIYLTIVTGSTGGTYYPVGTILASLWNEKLADMGINASAQSSGGSVENLNMLKAKEAQLAIAMSNLTLFSYEGKERFKDNRFEDVRFITALWPDVTQFVVTKDSGINTFADIRGKRFAVGGAGSGTEYSTRIILKEVAGLTYDDFQPEHLGYFEAATAMQNGQLAGMNAEGGIPTAAVSELYASKTPVKMLEFSDEDFTKVHRVAPYYMKVIIPSGTYTKQDKEIYTIGVKSVLIGRADLDEELVYNLLKVMYDNLDEIKKSHKALEYLSLGRAVEGLPPVPLHPGAVKFYKEKGIDIPGHLLP from the coding sequence ATGAAGAAAGTATTAAGTATGCTGTTAATTCTGTGTCTTTTAGCTGTGGTGTTAACAGGTTGCACCGGTAAAACAGAAAAAAAGGAGGAAGGGAAAAAACCTGAAAAGATTTATCTGACTATAGTTACCGGTTCTACGGGAGGGACATATTATCCTGTGGGAACCATTCTTGCATCTCTATGGAATGAGAAGCTGGCTGATATGGGGATTAATGCGTCAGCCCAGTCATCGGGTGGGTCTGTGGAAAACCTCAATATGCTGAAAGCAAAAGAGGCCCAGCTGGCAATTGCCATGAGCAATTTAACGCTGTTCAGTTATGAAGGCAAGGAAAGGTTTAAGGATAATAGGTTTGAAGATGTCCGGTTTATAACAGCTTTATGGCCTGATGTTACGCAATTTGTAGTTACAAAAGACTCCGGTATAAATACCTTTGCCGACATTAGAGGGAAGAGGTTTGCTGTAGGTGGAGCAGGTAGCGGAACGGAGTACAGCACGAGGATTATATTAAAGGAAGTTGCAGGTCTAACATATGATGATTTTCAACCGGAGCATCTGGGATACTTTGAAGCGGCTACAGCCATGCAGAATGGCCAGTTAGCAGGTATGAATGCAGAAGGAGGAATACCCACTGCTGCCGTTTCCGAGTTATACGCCAGCAAGACCCCTGTAAAGATGCTTGAATTCAGTGATGAGGATTTTACAAAGGTTCACAGGGTAGCGCCGTACTACATGAAGGTAATAATCCCTTCGGGGACTTATACCAAACAGGATAAAGAAATCTACACTATTGGAGTTAAGTCAGTTCTAATCGGAAGAGCGGATTTAGACGAAGAACTGGTATATAATCTCTTGAAGGTGATGTACGATAATCTGGATGAAATTAAAAAATCCCATAAAGCTCTGGAATATCTGAGCCTCGGAAGGGCGGTAGAAGGCCTGCCTCCTGTTCCCCTACATCCCGGAGCAGTGAAATTTTATAAAGAAAAGGGAATAGATATACCCGGTCACCTGCTGCCGTAG
- a CDS encoding TRAP transporter permease: MKTEDIKQAREETGRKLTGKIALIATMIAVFTSFFHVWMNSLSLMIAIKRNALHLGFMLCLAFLLYPASRKSPKDRPSLLDIILSILGLSVGLYIYLFFDSIVDRSLIPNTTDYVFAILAIILTLEGGRRTVGPILPVLSILFILYAKFGYIFPGALGHPGFSWQRILTRMYLTDEGIFGVTLMVSSSYVFMFILFGAFLSKTGTAGFFNDFALAFAGRMRGGPAQVAVMASGMMGTISGSSQANVATTGSFTIPLMKQVGYTPFFAGAVEAAASTGGILMPPIMGASSFIMASFLGIPYLKVMYAGIIPALFYYFAIFVMVDLEARKLGLKGLPAGELPGLKMVLKERGHLIIPIIVILIFLVKGYTPLYAANFGLIATIVTSMFRKNTRMSLKKFLDAMEEGAKTAISVATACAVVGFIVGVVSMTGIGQVIAHNIISLSMNQLWLALILVMISSIILGMGLPATACYIITASIAAPALVKMGVLPIAAHFFAFYYGTLSAVIPPVALTSYTAAGLAGANPTKVAFTGLKLAFAGLIIPFMFVYSPILLMENLETGRLILALITGITGIICLGIAGENYLFERLKIYERIPFFIAAISLVKPGKTTDLIGIIFLGIGLIVHVLRTKQRRRRLTVRQ; this comes from the coding sequence ATGAAGACGGAAGATATAAAACAAGCACGGGAAGAAACGGGAAGAAAGTTAACCGGCAAAATAGCCTTGATTGCTACCATGATTGCCGTATTTACGTCCTTTTTCCACGTGTGGATGAACAGTTTAAGTCTGATGATAGCAATAAAACGAAATGCCCTTCACCTGGGATTTATGCTTTGCCTTGCCTTTCTTTTATATCCGGCCAGCAGGAAATCGCCTAAAGACAGGCCTTCGCTGCTGGATATAATTCTATCCATATTGGGTTTATCTGTAGGTCTTTATATCTATTTGTTCTTTGATTCTATTGTAGATAGGTCCCTTATTCCCAATACCACCGATTATGTATTTGCGATTCTTGCTATTATTCTGACTTTAGAAGGGGGCAGACGAACCGTTGGACCTATTCTGCCGGTCCTCTCAATATTGTTTATCTTATATGCAAAATTCGGTTATATTTTTCCGGGGGCATTAGGTCATCCGGGCTTTTCATGGCAGAGAATTTTGACCCGCATGTATTTGACCGATGAAGGAATCTTTGGGGTAACCCTGATGGTTTCCTCGTCATATGTCTTCATGTTTATCCTTTTCGGTGCCTTTTTAAGCAAAACGGGAACGGCCGGATTCTTCAATGATTTTGCCCTGGCTTTTGCGGGGAGAATGAGGGGAGGGCCGGCCCAGGTTGCCGTTATGGCCAGTGGTATGATGGGGACAATAAGCGGCAGTTCTCAAGCTAACGTAGCTACTACCGGCAGTTTTACCATTCCCCTTATGAAACAGGTAGGATATACCCCCTTTTTTGCAGGAGCGGTAGAGGCTGCCGCATCTACGGGAGGTATACTGATGCCCCCTATAATGGGAGCATCATCCTTTATAATGGCTTCCTTTTTAGGTATTCCGTACCTCAAAGTGATGTATGCCGGGATAATCCCTGCCCTGTTCTATTATTTTGCGATTTTTGTAATGGTGGATCTGGAAGCAAGAAAACTGGGGCTTAAAGGTTTACCTGCCGGGGAATTACCTGGCCTTAAGATGGTATTAAAGGAACGAGGTCATTTAATCATTCCGATAATAGTTATCTTGATATTTTTAGTAAAAGGGTATACCCCCTTATATGCAGCGAATTTCGGTCTTATTGCAACAATAGTTACAAGCATGTTCAGGAAAAATACCAGAATGAGTTTGAAGAAATTCTTAGATGCTATGGAAGAAGGGGCAAAAACAGCTATTTCCGTGGCTACAGCCTGTGCGGTAGTTGGTTTTATAGTCGGGGTTGTTTCCATGACCGGCATCGGTCAGGTAATAGCCCACAATATAATAAGCCTTTCCATGAACCAATTATGGCTGGCATTAATCCTGGTGATGATTTCATCTATTATTCTCGGGATGGGGCTTCCGGCCACAGCCTGCTATATAATTACGGCAAGCATTGCTGCACCTGCCCTGGTAAAAATGGGTGTTCTGCCTATTGCAGCCCACTTCTTTGCATTTTACTACGGTACCTTATCTGCGGTAATACCCCCTGTCGCCCTAACATCTTATACGGCTGCAGGCCTTGCCGGAGCCAATCCGACTAAAGTTGCCTTTACGGGGCTGAAACTTGCCTTTGCGGGTTTGATAATCCCCTTTATGTTTGTTTATTCCCCGATTCTCCTTATGGAGAACCTAGAAACGGGCAGACTTATTCTGGCATTGATAACGGGGATCACCGGAATAATTTGCCTCGGAATCGCTGGGGAAAATTACCTGTTCGAGAGGTTGAAGATATATGAGAGGATACCGTTCTTTATAGCAGCGATAAGCCTGGTTAAACCCGGAAAAACTACGGATTTGATAGGAATAATATTCCTGGGTATAGGCCTTATAGTACACGTTTTAAGAACAAAACAAAGGAGAAGGAGATTGACGGTCCGGCAATAA